A single window of Ignavibacteriota bacterium DNA harbors:
- a CDS encoding exo-alpha-sialidase — translation MKLNFYLLIILLVIIKIQIFSQSHENNSNKFISLFSSEDSSQISCYRIPAIITAQNGDLIAAIDERVESCKDLNSNKDINIVIRKSFDNGNTWTQIERIVDYPFGQSASDPSFILDKITGEIFLFFNYMDLENENGIYYHKFVSSNDNGSSWSLPKDISSFIIKKENRKDFQFITSGNGIQTSSGQLLHTLVNLNKGLFIFGSNDHGKTWFIIDTPLNPADESKIIELNDGSWMVNSRVNNFGKRFIHISKDEGKTWQSYADSNLIDPGCNASLISAKYNGIDILLFSNVKSKDSRKNMSISVSYDNGKTWSLVKTIYAGSAAYSSMTVLKNGDIGLFFEKDDYTNNVFVKFPINFFNK, via the coding sequence ATGAAATTAAATTTTTATTTATTGATCATTTTGTTGGTCATTATAAAAATTCAAATATTTTCACAATCTCATGAAAACAATTCGAATAAATTTATTTCATTGTTCAGCAGTGAAGATAGTTCTCAAATATCATGCTATAGAATTCCCGCAATAATTACGGCTCAAAATGGTGATTTAATTGCCGCAATAGATGAAAGAGTTGAATCATGCAAAGATTTGAATTCAAATAAAGATATAAATATAGTAATCAGGAAAAGTTTTGATAATGGTAATACATGGACACAAATTGAAAGAATTGTTGATTATCCCTTCGGTCAATCAGCATCGGATCCTTCTTTTATTTTGGATAAAATTACCGGCGAAATATTTTTGTTTTTCAATTATATGGATTTGGAAAATGAAAATGGAATTTATTATCATAAATTTGTTTCAAGCAATGATAACGGAAGCAGTTGGAGTTTACCTAAAGATATTTCATCGTTTATTATTAAAAAGGAAAACAGAAAAGATTTCCAATTCATTACTTCTGGAAACGGCATTCAAACATCTTCCGGTCAACTTCTTCATACTTTGGTCAATTTAAATAAAGGACTTTTTATTTTCGGAAGCAATGATCATGGAAAAACTTGGTTTATTATTGATACGCCTTTAAATCCCGCAGATGAATCAAAAATAATTGAATTGAATGACGGAAGCTGGATGGTAAACAGCAGAGTAAATAATTTTGGAAAAAGATTCATTCATATTTCAAAAGATGAAGGAAAAACTTGGCAAAGCTATGCTGATTCAAATTTGATTGACCCCGGCTGCAATGCAAGTTTAATTTCCGCGAAATATAACGGAATAGATATTTTGTTATTCTCAAACGTAAAATCGAAAGATAGTAGAAAGAATATGTCGATTTCCGTCAGCTACGATAATGGAAAAACTTGGAGTTTGGTAAAAACAATTTACGCCGGAAGCGCCGCTTATTCATCAATGACGGTCTTAAAGAATGGCGACATTGGATTGTTTTTTGAAAAAGATGATTACACTAATAATGTGTTTGTAAAATTTCCGATAAATTTCTTCAATAAATAA
- a CDS encoding glycoside hydrolase family 43 protein produces the protein MKKLISILAIAYLLYGCSSTNSQVYMFSFFQNNGEDGLHLAYSKDGFNWSALNNNNSFLKPTAGKDKLMRDPCIILGSDNKFHMVWTVSWNEQGIGYANSTDLNNWSEQKYIPVMEHIPNARNCWAPELFYDEIKDQYMIYWSTTIPGKFPETDSTGDTGYNHRLYFTTTKDFISFSETKLLFDPGFNVIDATIQKVDDNYLMFFKNETKYPIAEKNIGIAQSKNLYGNYKITALPITDKWVEGPTVIKNESGWICYFDEYTRKKMGAVFSNDLQTWQNISNKVNFPIGTSHGSVFIVKQELFDNLLKQDKTHYEN, from the coding sequence ATGAAAAAACTTATTTCAATCTTAGCAATTGCATATTTGCTTTACGGATGTTCCTCTACAAATTCACAAGTTTACATGTTTTCGTTTTTTCAAAACAACGGCGAAGACGGCTTGCACTTGGCATACAGTAAAGATGGCTTTAATTGGTCGGCGTTAAATAATAACAATTCGTTTCTTAAACCAACTGCGGGAAAAGATAAACTTATGCGCGATCCGTGTATTATTTTGGGTAGCGATAATAAATTTCATATGGTTTGGACTGTAAGCTGGAATGAACAAGGAATAGGATATGCGAATTCAACCGATCTAAATAATTGGTCGGAACAAAAATATATTCCGGTTATGGAACACATTCCCAACGCAAGAAATTGTTGGGCTCCGGAATTATTTTACGATGAAATTAAAGATCAGTATATGATATATTGGTCGACAACTATTCCCGGAAAATTTCCCGAAACAGATTCAACCGGCGATACAGGCTATAATCATCGATTATATTTTACAACAACAAAAGATTTTATAAGCTTCAGCGAAACTAAATTATTATTTGATCCCGGATTCAACGTAATTGACGCTACAATTCAAAAGGTTGACGATAATTATTTAATGTTCTTTAAGAACGAAACAAAATATCCAATAGCGGAAAAAAACATTGGTATTGCTCAAAGCAAAAATCTTTATGGAAATTATAAAATAACTGCCCTTCCGATAACGGATAAATGGGTTGAAGGTCCTACGGTAATTAAAAATGAAAGCGGCTGGATTTGTTATTTTGATGAATACACTAGAAAAAAAATGGGAGCTGTTTTTTCAAATGATCTTCAAACATGGCAGAACATTTCAAACAAAGTTAATTTTCCTATTGGTACTAGTCATGGTTCTGTTTTTATAGTTAAACAGGAACTTTTTGATAATTTATTAAAACAAGATAAAACGCATTATGAAAATTAG
- a CDS encoding polysaccharide deacetylase family protein — protein sequence MKIRFAAVLLFNFTILFAQTKNICFTIDDLPVVSYGMNDTTFQRNLMNGIIQSFKKHNIPAIGFVNEFKLYKDEKINSFQVSLLKNWVANDLELGNHTFSHPDYNKTNFNNFTEDLLKGEIITKEILLENNKSIKYFRHPYLHLGNTKAKYDSLNNFLKSKNYVTAPVTIDNEDYLFALAYKRALSNNDTALSKNIGKDYINYMEEKLHYFEGQSQKLFGKNINHILLMHASWLNSNFIDSLAIMFKRNGYNFISLEETLKDVLYKTEITKFGNWGISWLDIWALSQDKKSDFFKDDPQTPLYIKKMTE from the coding sequence ATGAAAATTAGATTTGCGGCGGTATTACTTTTTAATTTTACAATTCTATTTGCACAAACAAAGAATATTTGTTTTACAATTGATGATTTGCCCGTAGTTTCTTATGGAATGAATGATACAACGTTTCAGAGAAATTTGATGAATGGAATTATTCAATCATTTAAAAAACATAATATTCCGGCAATTGGTTTCGTTAATGAATTTAAACTTTATAAAGATGAGAAAATTAATTCATTCCAAGTTTCGCTGTTAAAAAATTGGGTCGCTAATGATTTGGAATTGGGCAATCATACTTTTTCTCACCCTGATTATAACAAAACAAATTTCAATAATTTCACCGAGGATCTATTAAAAGGCGAGATCATAACAAAAGAAATCCTTTTAGAAAATAACAAATCGATAAAGTATTTCCGTCATCCTTATCTTCACTTGGGCAATACAAAAGCAAAATATGATTCGCTTAATAATTTTTTAAAATCGAAAAATTACGTTACCGCTCCGGTTACAATTGACAATGAAGATTATTTATTTGCACTTGCTTACAAAAGAGCGTTGTCAAATAATGATACCGCGCTATCAAAAAACATTGGCAAAGATTATATAAATTATATGGAAGAAAAACTTCATTATTTTGAAGGTCAATCACAAAAATTATTTGGTAAAAATATTAATCATATTTTATTAATGCACGCTAGCTGGCTTAATTCAAATTTTATCGATTCACTCGCAATAATGTTTAAAAGAAATGGTTATAATTTTATCAGCCTTGAAGAAACATTAAAAGATGTCTTATATAAAACTGAAATTACAAAATTCGGAAATTGGGGAATTTCCTGGTTGGATATTTGGGCTTTATCACAAGATAAAAAAAGCGACTTTTTTAAGGATGATCCGCAAACACCTTTATACATTAAGAAAATGACGGAATAA
- a CDS encoding META domain-containing protein, giving the protein MKTLIYIFFSMIVISCSCYDQNSTENLNKQFDEGDNNITEKYWKLIELTGQQIKFDENQKKEIHIILKNEDNHFIGNGGCNNISGKYEMIEGNRIKFSKVISTKMYCNNLETEDRFLGVLDKVDNYTIQNDTLSLNKSKMATLAKFIAVYLK; this is encoded by the coding sequence ATGAAAACGCTTATATATATTTTTTTTTCAATGATTGTTATTAGTTGTTCATGTTATGATCAAAACAGTACAGAAAACTTGAATAAACAATTTGATGAAGGAGATAATAATATAACAGAAAAATATTGGAAACTTATTGAACTCACCGGTCAACAAATCAAGTTTGATGAAAATCAAAAGAAAGAAATTCATATTATATTGAAGAATGAAGATAATCATTTCATCGGAAACGGCGGATGTAATAATATCTCCGGCAAATACGAAATGATTGAAGGAAATAGAATTAAATTCAGCAAAGTCATATCTACAAAAATGTATTGTAATAATTTAGAAACTGAAGATCGATTCCTTGGCGTACTCGATAAAGTTGATAACTACACAATTCAAAATGATACTCTTTCGCTAAATAAATCAAAAATGGCAACATTGGCAAAGTTTATAGCTGTTTATTTGAAATAA
- a CDS encoding glycoside hydrolase family 32 protein, with protein sequence MKTSLLVILFFYIITCFAQTDNSSNYYSEKYRLQFHFTPKSKWMNDPNGLVYFNGKYHLFYQYYPYDIVWGPMHWGHAESADLLHWQHLPIALYPDSLGNIFSGSAVIDKNNTAGFGKNAMIAIFTYHNDSIWARGFKNTESQGIAYSLDEGITWKKYSGNPVLNNSGEQDFRDPKVFWNDEINLWNMVLAVGDRIKIFTSQNLKNWKFESDFKPVNDTANLGVWECPDLFKMKLGEEEKWIIIVNHGGGAPNGGSGTRYFVGNFDGKVFKNIQESIWLDYGTDFYAGVTFSNIPNNKNVLIAWMSNWQYATKTPTEVWRSAMTLPRELTLLKTNGHYVIAQKIVNQFSSLEENISAFENCGLPFHQEDFDLSQTEISFLNNAENLEIRISNKIGEQIKIELNDNILTVDRSKSGKIDFNENFANKVQTMPLSEQITSFQLILDKSSIEILLNNGKYSMTNLFFPNENFSIIDINSKGSNKISELKFNKINRVWN encoded by the coding sequence ATGAAAACATCACTATTAGTAATTTTGTTTTTTTATATAATAACTTGTTTTGCCCAAACCGATAATTCCTCAAATTATTATTCTGAAAAATATCGGCTGCAATTTCATTTCACTCCCAAATCGAAATGGATGAATGATCCAAACGGGTTAGTTTATTTTAATGGAAAATATCATCTTTTTTATCAGTATTATCCTTATGATATTGTTTGGGGACCAATGCATTGGGGACACGCTGAAAGTGCGGACTTACTTCACTGGCAGCATTTGCCGATCGCGCTTTACCCCGATAGCTTGGGAAATATTTTTTCCGGAAGCGCAGTTATTGATAAAAACAATACAGCCGGTTTTGGCAAAAACGCGATGATCGCCATTTTTACTTACCACAACGATTCTATTTGGGCAAGAGGTTTTAAGAATACGGAAAGTCAAGGAATTGCTTACAGCTTGGACGAAGGAATTACTTGGAAAAAATATTCGGGAAATCCGGTTTTAAATAATTCCGGCGAACAAGATTTTCGAGATCCAAAAGTATTTTGGAATGATGAAATAAATTTATGGAATATGGTTTTAGCTGTTGGCGATAGAATTAAAATTTTCACATCACAGAATTTAAAAAACTGGAAATTTGAGAGTGACTTTAAACCGGTAAATGATACGGCGAATTTGGGAGTTTGGGAATGTCCCGATCTTTTCAAAATGAAATTAGGCGAAGAAGAAAAATGGATTATAATAGTAAACCATGGCGGCGGCGCGCCAAACGGAGGTTCCGGTACAAGATATTTTGTTGGAAATTTTGACGGGAAAGTTTTTAAGAATATTCAAGAATCAATATGGCTTGATTACGGAACTGATTTTTATGCCGGAGTGACTTTTTCAAACATTCCCAATAATAAAAATGTCTTGATCGCGTGGATGAGCAATTGGCAATATGCAACTAAAACTCCAACAGAAGTTTGGAGAAGCGCAATGACGCTTCCGCGTGAATTAACTCTGCTTAAAACGAATGGTCATTATGTAATTGCTCAAAAAATTGTGAATCAATTTTCATCCTTAGAAGAAAATATTTCTGCATTTGAAAATTGCGGGCTTCCGTTTCATCAAGAAGATTTTGATCTTTCTCAAACTGAAATTTCGTTTCTAAATAACGCTGAAAATTTAGAAATTAGAATTTCAAATAAAATAGGCGAACAAATTAAAATTGAATTGAATGATAATATTTTAACTGTCGATAGAAGTAAATCGGGTAAAATTGATTTTAATGAAAACTTTGCCAATAAAGTTCAAACAATGCCATTAAGCGAACAAATAACTTCCTTCCAGTTAATTCTGGATAAAAGCTCAATTGAAATTTTATTGAATAACGGAAAGTACTCAATGACAAATTTATTCTTTCCTAATGAAAATTTTTCAATTATTGATATAAACAGTAAAGGTTCAAATAAAATCAGCGAATTAAAGTTCAATAAAATAAATAGAGTTTGGAATTAA
- a CDS encoding sugar porter family MFS transporter — protein MKNSKIFFTSIVVALGGFLFGFDTVVISGADKQLQEFWHSSDLFHGLVVMSTALWGTVLGAFTGSIPTNKLGRKKTLIFIGVLFFVSAIGSALVSDPFSFAFFRFIGGIGIGISTIVSPSYIAEISPANKRGSLVALYQFNIVFGILMAFVSNYFLKDIGENAWRWMMGMEAVPAFIYTLLVMGVPESPRWLLEYKNDKIKAVHVLKEMDPNANFEEEILAIEREKGEEATNENIFMKKYRIPLLLAFFIAFFNQTSGINAFLYYAPRIFELAGLEKSASFLSSIGIGAVNLIFTLVGITMIDKFGRRTLMYICSFGYIVSLSLVAFAFMLKWQGILVPIFFFLFIAAHAVGQGAVIWVFISEIFPNKLRASGQAFGSSVHWILAALIPSLIPFLFNAIGPATVFMFFTLMMIGQLLWVRFKMPETKGQTLEDLAAKLAK, from the coding sequence ATGAAAAACAGTAAAATTTTCTTTACATCTATTGTTGTTGCTTTGGGCGGATTTTTATTTGGATTTGATACAGTTGTAATTTCCGGTGCAGATAAGCAATTGCAGGAATTTTGGCATAGTTCAGATTTATTTCACGGGCTCGTAGTAATGTCAACAGCACTTTGGGGAACTGTATTGGGCGCATTTACGGGTTCAATACCAACAAACAAATTAGGAAGAAAGAAAACATTAATATTTATTGGAGTTTTGTTTTTTGTTTCGGCTATTGGTTCTGCGTTGGTATCAGATCCGTTTAGTTTTGCGTTTTTCAGATTTATTGGTGGAATCGGAATCGGTATTTCAACAATAGTTTCACCTTCTTACATAGCTGAAATTTCTCCGGCAAATAAGCGCGGAAGCCTTGTCGCATTATATCAATTTAATATTGTTTTCGGAATCTTAATGGCTTTTGTATCCAATTATTTTTTGAAAGATATCGGTGAAAATGCTTGGCGGTGGATGATGGGAATGGAAGCGGTTCCGGCTTTCATTTATACGCTGTTGGTAATGGGTGTTCCTGAAAGTCCAAGATGGCTCTTGGAATATAAAAACGACAAAATTAAAGCTGTGCATGTTTTAAAAGAAATGGATCCTAATGCAAATTTTGAAGAGGAAATTTTGGCAATAGAAAGAGAAAAAGGTGAAGAAGCAACAAACGAAAATATTTTTATGAAAAAATACAGAATCCCGTTATTGCTCGCTTTCTTTATTGCTTTCTTTAATCAAACTTCCGGAATTAATGCTTTCCTTTATTACGCGCCAAGAATTTTTGAATTAGCGGGATTGGAAAAATCCGCGTCGTTTCTCAGCAGTATCGGAATTGGTGCCGTCAATTTAATTTTTACTTTAGTTGGAATTACTATGATCGATAAATTCGGCAGAAGAACATTAATGTACATTTGTTCATTTGGTTATATAGTTTCGTTAAGTTTAGTCGCTTTTGCTTTCATGTTAAAATGGCAGGGAATTTTAGTTCCAATTTTCTTTTTTCTATTTATTGCCGCTCACGCTGTTGGTCAAGGCGCTGTAATTTGGGTTTTTATTTCTGAAATTTTTCCAAATAAGTTAAGAGCCTCTGGACAAGCATTCGGTTCTTCCGTTCATTGGATTTTAGCTGCTTTAATCCCGTCATTAATTCCGTTTTTGTTCAATGCAATTGGACCAGCAACGGTATTTATGTTTTTCACTCTAATGATGATAGGTCAGCTTTTATGGGTAAGATTTAAAATGCCCGAAACAAAGGGGCAAACTTTGGAAGACTTGGCGGCAAAGCTTGCAAAATAA
- a CDS encoding carbohydrate kinase, whose protein sequence is MNAICFGEVLWDILPTGKVAGGAPMNAAIRLQSFGISTKIISKIGQDDNGGQLLKILKDKFVDVSQIQVDAKIKTGEVLVTLDSNGIATYDIVIPSAWDKIELNEENINLVKNSDIFVFGSLVCRDNISKSTLYKLLPFAKHKIFDVNLRAPFYSFGLIVDLMNKSDFIKMNDEELLIIAVELGSKYTSIEENIKFISDKTNTQNICITKGKDGAVLFIENEFYHNNGFNVKVEDTVGAGDSFLAALIYKLQTTNNYYDSLEFACAVGAMVASHKGANPILDINEINNFINTKNA, encoded by the coding sequence ATGAACGCAATTTGTTTCGGTGAAGTTCTTTGGGATATTTTACCAACCGGAAAAGTTGCCGGCGGAGCTCCGATGAACGCTGCTATTCGGCTTCAATCCTTCGGAATTTCCACAAAAATAATTTCAAAAATCGGACAAGATGATAATGGCGGACAATTGCTGAAAATATTGAAGGATAAATTTGTTGATGTATCTCAAATTCAAGTTGATGCAAAAATTAAAACCGGCGAAGTGTTGGTTACATTGGATTCAAATGGAATTGCGACTTATGATATTGTAATACCTTCTGCATGGGATAAAATTGAACTAAATGAAGAAAATATAAACCTAGTTAAAAACTCCGATATATTTGTTTTTGGCTCTCTCGTATGCAGAGATAATATATCTAAAAGTACCTTATATAAATTATTACCTTTTGCAAAACATAAGATCTTTGATGTTAATTTGCGTGCGCCGTTTTATTCTTTTGGCCTGATTGTAGATTTAATGAATAAATCGGATTTCATAAAAATGAATGATGAAGAATTATTAATTATAGCTGTTGAATTGGGCTCAAAATATACTTCAATTGAAGAAAACATAAAATTCATTTCGGATAAAACCAATACGCAAAATATTTGCATAACAAAAGGCAAGGACGGCGCCGTATTATTTATAGAAAACGAGTTTTATCATAATAATGGCTTTAATGTAAAAGTTGAAGATACTGTAGGAGCGGGTGATAGTTTTTTAGCAGCGTTGATATATAAATTGCAGACAACAAATAATTATTACGACAGTTTGGAATTTGCTTGCGCTGTAGGCGCAATGGTAGCATCACACAAAGGCGCGAATCCAATTCTAGACATTAACGAAATTAATAATTTTATAAATACTAAAAATGCTTAA
- a CDS encoding methyltransferase domain-containing protein — MLNINGPVKKSFSGKGVFPYQYAFTLLLPIRNIFLSPKKLIERLHLTDNNFVLEVGSGPGYFSTKIAEEIPYGKLVLADIQTEMLDIAKKRLHKRNISNAEYYLCGGRAFDLQSNYFDRIFLISVLGEVTNKDIYLSEFYRMLKQNGILSISELAGDPDKMSINEIKILAEKYNFNFSELFGTERNYTINFKKD, encoded by the coding sequence ATGCTTAATATAAATGGACCGGTTAAAAAAAGTTTTTCCGGTAAAGGAGTTTTTCCTTATCAATATGCATTTACTTTGCTGCTGCCGATAAGAAATATTTTTCTTTCTCCTAAAAAATTAATTGAACGACTTCATTTGACTGATAATAATTTTGTTTTGGAAGTTGGATCCGGACCGGGATATTTCAGTACAAAAATAGCTGAAGAAATCCCTTATGGGAAATTAGTCTTAGCCGATATTCAAACGGAAATGCTGGATATTGCGAAGAAAAGATTGCACAAAAGAAATATTAGCAATGCTGAATATTATTTGTGCGGCGGACGTGCATTTGATTTACAAAGTAATTATTTTGACAGGATTTTTTTAATAAGTGTACTCGGTGAAGTTACAAACAAAGATATTTATCTCTCTGAATTTTACCGAATGTTAAAGCAAAACGGTATTTTATCAATTTCAGAGTTAGCCGGTGATCCTGATAAAATGAGCATTAACGAAATTAAAATATTAGCTGAAAAATACAATTTCAATTTTTCTGAGCTTTTCGGTACCGAAAGAAATTACACAATTAATTTTAAGAAAGATTAA
- a CDS encoding pyridoxamine 5'-phosphate oxidase family protein — protein sequence MDYEISKLNKVIRGGHKASYDKKIIHSILDSSEICNIAFSIEGKAYVQPINFGRDGETLYLHGSQQNRMTSALIEAEEVCLSVMYLDSIKLTRSAFHHSVNFRSVIVFGKVRELKTNEEKLIGLKALINHFVPNRWDFCRPPNENELKATRVLAIDIESASAKIADTPPKDNVEDYKLDYWSGEFPIKTICEFPIPDKNIKDGVPIPQHVLDFYEKNKNGF from the coding sequence ATGGATTACGAAATATCTAAACTAAATAAGGTTATACGCGGCGGACACAAAGCCTCATATGATAAAAAAATTATTCATTCAATTTTGGATTCGTCAGAAATTTGCAACATTGCTTTTTCGATTGAAGGCAAAGCTTATGTTCAACCAATAAATTTTGGAAGAGACGGAGAGACTTTATATCTTCATGGGTCTCAGCAAAATAGAATGACAAGTGCATTAATTGAGGCTGAGGAAGTTTGCTTAAGCGTAATGTATTTGGATTCTATAAAATTAACGCGCTCGGCTTTTCATCATTCTGTAAATTTTAGATCGGTTATTGTTTTTGGAAAAGTGCGTGAGTTAAAAACTAACGAAGAAAAGTTAATTGGTTTAAAAGCTTTAATAAATCATTTTGTACCAAACAGGTGGGATTTTTGCAGACCGCCGAATGAAAATGAATTAAAAGCCACACGAGTTTTAGCGATTGATATTGAATCGGCTTCGGCAAAAATTGCCGACACTCCGCCAAAAGATAATGTTGAAGATTATAAGTTAGATTATTGGTCAGGCGAATTTCCAATAAAAACAATTTGTGAATTTCCAATTCCGGATAAAAATATAAAAGACGGAGTTCCAATCCCTCAGCATGTTTTGGATTTTTATGAAAAAAATAAAAACGGTTTTTGA